Genomic segment of Helicobacter enhydrae:
ATAGGGGGTGAGAATGGGGGTGCAAATAGTGGGAGGAATTTTGCAGATGGGCTTGGATATTATCTGTTTGTAGGCTCTTATGGTGAGTTTGTTGGTCGCAATCTTTTTGTCCAAGGGCATTATGGGGATTCTTATCCTGATGCGAAAATGCGTCAATGGATTGGTGGGTTGCGTGCAGGGCTATCTATCATCTCTGAAACGATGAGTTTCACCTATCAAATCTTTTATTTGAGTGCAGAGTTTGAGAAGCAAGACGCCCCTCATGGCATAGGAAGTTTGAATTTTGCGTGGAGTTTTTGAGTGTTTAGAATCATTATAGGTTTGTGTGTGGCAAGTATCGTATGGGCTCAACATCCATACAAAAAGCATTTTGTATCCTTTGTGACGCAAAATGATGGCTATGTTTTTCCAATGATTGATCGTTATTACACTGCAGGGCATAGTTTGCTCTATGCGTCTGCTGAGGAGAGTGGTGGGGGCATAATAGGTTGGATTGATGGGAATCATTCTTTCAATCTTGCAATTTCTCAAAGCATTTATACAGCAAAATCCAAATTTGCCACTACGCCAAGCCCACAAGATCATCGATATGCTTCTTTTATGACATTGAGTGCATTTGTGACAAATCGCAATCTAGAATGGCTAGAAAACATCGGATTGCTCGTTGGTGTCGGTGGCAAATGGTCGTTTGGTCAAGAGGTGCAAAACGGCATTCATCAGATGATGGGTGTGGGACTAGCAAATGGTTGGGGGACACAGATTGCTGATGAGTGGGTTGCAAATCTGTATTATGACTTGACTTATCGTTATTAGGGTTTTTGAGGGGGAGGCGTTGGGGCTAGAGGTATTGCCCAATCTAGAGTTTGCATTTGGCAATCTCAATGTCTATGGCAAGGCTGAAGTGTTTGTGCGTATCGGTCATCATCTTGATAGCACATTTTTGCCAAGAGGGGTGATTGGCGAGGGGGGTGGATTGCAGAGTGGGAGGGTGTATGCTGATGGGCTGGGAGTTTTTTGCGTTTGTGGGTATTGGCGGGGCTTATGTGTTGAGAAATATGGCGATTGAGGGGAATTTGTTTGCACCAAGAGGGGGTATATATGAGGCGGATTTGATGCATTGGGTGGGCAAGTTTAGGGGGGGGCGTGTCGATTGTATCGGGGGTTTTGAATACAAGTTATGAGATCATCTATACAAGCAAAGAGTTCAAACAGCAAGATGGATGGCATTTTGTAGGAAGCATTAGCCTATCATGTAGTTTTTGAGTTATGAGTTGGTTATAATTTCTAAAAAAGAGGAGACAAAATGACAAAAGATAGCAATGGCGTAGAATTGAACGCAGGTGATAGCGTGCAAGTGATCAAAGATCTCAAGGTGAAGGGGGCTTCAGGCACGATCAAAAGAGGCACTATTGTAAAAAACATTCGCTTGACAAACAAAGACGATGAAATCGAGGGCAAGGTGGATAAAATGGGGATGATTGTCCTCAAAACTTGCTTTTTGAAAAAATCTTAATGTCAAGAGAGGTGATCATCGTAGGCTATCAGGCTTATGATTTTGCACCTTCATTGGTGGTGGGGCAAATCCGAATCTATGATTTTTGCCTTGATTTTTCAAGATTTGATTCGCTTATTTTCACTTCCAAAAATGCAGTGTTAGCACTTGAGAAAAATGCCAAGAAATATCCACAGATGGATGTTTGGAGGCAATTACCAAGCTATGTGATTGGCAGAGGCACCCAAAAAGAAGTTTTGGCGTGTGGTGGGAGAGTGGAATACATCGCTCAAAAT
This window contains:
- a CDS encoding lipid A-modifier LpxR family protein, which translates into the protein MFRIIIGLCVASIVWAQHPYKKHFVSFVTQNDGYVFPMIDRYYTAGHSLLYASAEESGGGIIGWIDGNHSFNLAISQSIYTAKSKFATTPSPQDHRYASFMTLSAFVTNRNLEWLENIGLLVGVGGKWSFGQEVQNGIHQMMGVGLANGWGTQIADEWVANLYYDLTYRY
- a CDS encoding uroporphyrinogen-III synthase — translated: MSREVIIVGYQAYDFAPSLVVGQIRIYDFCLDFSRFDSLIFTSKNAVLALEKNAKKYPQMDVWRQLPSYVIGRGTQKEVLACGGRVEYIAQNGNMVNPLALSLAKEAYIFMRGGVAVRI
- a CDS encoding alkylphosphonate utilization protein; the encoded protein is MTKDSNGVELNAGDSVQVIKDLKVKGASGTIKRGTIVKNIRLTNKDDEIEGKVDKMGMIVLKTCFLKKS